One genomic window of Desulfomonilia bacterium includes the following:
- a CDS encoding ATP-binding protein: MKKHTPIIMRAALFAFLCVFTAAIIITTSGNMRTVRVLAWRSLENSALAISTAAESTLIMKDMTPGEEFRNILSDRVVAYAFIADSGGKILFHTNPSLKGSVMKGVLPQNHEKPSGRRIVLGTGIGAYEYVFPLKTSGNESSYLVLVMNTAETENIISNAGRIWWTAGVVILLLWISGILFERMASRYIRLESEMQRQRELGMIGQMSSVLAHEIRNALGGLKGYAQWIDEKTSDSDERKQALGFIIEGSDRIGALVNEMLLFSRDETYRLEKINLYELATDSVNEVLSSFAGIKNVIIDNDIYVTADGEKLRRVLLNGLINAMESIPDKGEISVSASLKGETVEIRIEDNGKGLGEEGLAKVFTPFFTTKTNGTGLGLAYAQKVISGMGGKISLKNRSGAKGAVLAMEMPGGKGK; this comes from the coding sequence ATGAAAAAGCACACACCAATTATAATGAGAGCGGCGCTTTTTGCATTTCTCTGCGTATTTACGGCTGCCATAATCATTACAACATCGGGCAATATGAGAACAGTCAGGGTTCTGGCATGGCGATCCCTTGAAAACTCCGCCCTTGCCATATCCACTGCTGCGGAAAGCACGCTTATCATGAAGGATATGACCCCCGGTGAAGAGTTCCGTAACATCCTTTCCGATCGTGTTGTCGCATATGCATTTATTGCGGATTCCGGCGGTAAAATTCTTTTTCATACCAATCCGAGCTTGAAAGGTTCAGTCATGAAAGGTGTTCTTCCTCAAAATCATGAAAAACCGTCAGGCAGGAGGATCGTTCTGGGTACCGGAATCGGGGCTTATGAATATGTATTTCCACTTAAGACATCAGGAAATGAAAGCAGCTATCTTGTCCTTGTCATGAACACGGCCGAGACCGAGAATATAATATCCAATGCGGGAAGGATATGGTGGACGGCTGGTGTTGTAATTCTGCTTTTGTGGATTTCGGGCATATTGTTCGAGAGGATGGCATCCCGCTATATCAGGCTGGAATCAGAGATGCAGAGGCAGAGGGAACTGGGCATGATAGGGCAGATGAGCTCTGTTCTTGCTCATGAAATAAGAAATGCGCTCGGAGGTCTTAAGGGATATGCACAGTGGATCGATGAAAAGACAAGTGATTCGGATGAGAGGAAACAGGCGCTGGGTTTCATAATAGAAGGTTCGGACCGGATCGGCGCACTGGTAAATGAGATGCTGCTTTTTTCCAGAGATGAAACCTACAGGTTAGAGAAAATAAATCTTTATGAGCTGGCAACCGACAGTGTCAACGAGGTGCTTTCATCATTCGCCGGGATCAAGAATGTTATAATAGATAACGATATTTATGTAACTGCCGACGGTGAAAAGCTAAGAAGGGTATTACTGAACGGCCTGATAAATGCGATGGAATCGATTCCGGATAAAGGTGAAATATCGGTCTCGGCAAGCCTGAAAGGCGAGACAGTTGAAATAAGGATTGAAGACAATGGTAAAGGCCTTGGGGAAGAAGGGCTTGCAAAGGTTTTCACTCCGTTTTTTACAACAAAGACGAACGGAACAGGTTTGGGGCTTGCCTATGCTCAAAAGGTGATCAGTGGGATGGGAGGGAAGATATCTCTTAAAAACAGGTCCGGTGCAAAAGGCGCAGTTCTAGCTATGGAAATGCCCGGCGGAAAGGGGAAGTGA
- a CDS encoding MFS transporter → MKPGFVVPLWEKFAYGMGDFGINVVFTAVSFYLLYFVINVTGVPAGLAGSIFLAVNIYNAVLNFIVGMISDKTETRFGRRRPFILFGCIPASILFVLLWVVPFSGHVSNIIYFSVVYVLYVTIYTFVALPYNSLMPELSQNYDERTTISGIRMGLTFVGNLVGAAGVALIVDEIYRGHEFYKQSYPVMGVIGGAVFLVSLLITFFFTKERVKSEAEITGGMFSIIGSIMKLRESRIAITMFIMNLLGFNLIQCLFLFYLKDVLKMPESMTYILLGLPLITAVLAAPLWVYIGEKKGKKTAFFMAMAYMVIVMLSAIFLPPSNIAAAGILCGLAGIGISATQVIPFSMMPDVIEFDELSNGVRREGAFYGVTFSLLTILTGIVIWVASMLMGIFGYVENSTLPQPQAALDCIRIMIGIGPGIFFIISGVFVKLLPITKESHEEVRRLLQEKKKNKSAEIKSN, encoded by the coding sequence ATGAAACCCGGATTTGTTGTTCCGTTATGGGAAAAGTTTGCATACGGCATGGGTGATTTCGGGATCAATGTCGTATTCACCGCTGTAAGCTTTTATCTATTATATTTCGTCATCAACGTAACAGGAGTGCCGGCCGGGCTTGCAGGCAGCATCTTTCTGGCAGTCAACATCTATAACGCCGTACTGAACTTTATTGTCGGGATGATCTCCGACAAGACTGAGACAAGATTCGGCAGGAGAAGGCCTTTCATACTCTTCGGCTGCATTCCGGCCTCGATCCTGTTTGTACTTTTATGGGTTGTCCCGTTCAGCGGCCATGTGTCCAACATCATATATTTTTCCGTCGTATATGTTCTTTATGTCACCATTTATACTTTCGTTGCCCTGCCGTACAATTCGCTGATGCCGGAGCTTTCGCAGAACTATGACGAGCGAACCACCATATCGGGGATAAGGATGGGGCTCACATTTGTGGGTAATCTTGTTGGCGCCGCAGGGGTCGCCCTTATTGTTGACGAAATATACAGGGGGCACGAGTTCTATAAACAGAGTTATCCAGTCATGGGCGTGATCGGTGGAGCGGTTTTTCTTGTATCTCTGCTGATAACATTTTTCTTCACAAAGGAAAGGGTGAAATCTGAAGCGGAAATCACCGGCGGCATGTTCAGTATTATAGGTTCCATCATGAAGCTCAGGGAATCGAGGATCGCCATTACCATGTTCATAATGAACCTCCTTGGATTCAATCTCATACAGTGCCTTTTCCTCTTCTATCTTAAGGACGTTCTGAAAATGCCCGAAAGCATGACCTACATTCTTCTGGGCCTGCCCCTGATCACTGCGGTTCTCGCCGCTCCTCTCTGGGTATATATCGGAGAGAAAAAGGGTAAAAAAACAGCATTTTTCATGGCAATGGCCTACATGGTCATTGTGATGTTGAGCGCCATTTTTCTGCCGCCGTCGAACATCGCTGCCGCAGGCATTCTGTGCGGACTTGCCGGCATAGGCATTTCGGCCACCCAGGTGATACCGTTTTCCATGATGCCCGACGTCATCGAATTTGACGAACTCTCAAACGGCGTCAGGAGGGAAGGGGCCTTTTACGGTGTCACATTCTCGCTGCTGACTATCCTTACCGGTATTGTGATATGGGTTGCATCCATGCTGATGGGAATATTCGGCTATGTGGAAAACAGCACGCTTCCCCAGCCTCAGGCCGCGCTTGACTGCATAAGGATTATGATCGGCATCGGTCCCGGGATATTTTTCATAATATCCGGTGTTTTCGTAAAGCTCCTGCCTATCACAAAGGAAAGCCATGAAGAGGTGAGGAGATTATTGCAGGAGAAGAAAAAAAATAAATCCGCGGAAATAAAGAGCAATTAA
- a CDS encoding ABC transporter substrate-binding protein, protein MKGLRFLTAFLLCSLIAVPVTAANNEPIKIGAILGVTGPAANLGKPEANTLEMLTADINKKGGINGRKIQLIIKDSAASPEKAISFAKQLIDEDKVIAIIGPSTSGESMKIKGIADDGKTILLSCAAAEAIVVPVKKYIFKTPQNDRFAAMKIFYQMNKMGIKEIAVLSSNTGFGNAGKQQLETIAPQYGINIVANEVYDKEATDLSAVITKVKTAGAQAIVNWSIEPAQSIVIKNARQALGPDFPIFQSHGFGNINYVKAAGPAADGVIFPAGRLLIADILPNTNKQKPVLLKYKKSYEALYKEEASTFGGHAYDAFAILVEGIKKAGTDNEKLRNEIENMKGLVGTAGIFNFSPADHNGLNMDSFVMLTVKNGKFVPLPDTPVKKK, encoded by the coding sequence ATGAAAGGTTTAAGATTTCTGACAGCTTTTCTTTTATGCTCACTGATTGCGGTACCGGTAACTGCGGCAAATAACGAACCCATCAAGATAGGCGCGATCCTGGGAGTCACCGGACCTGCGGCCAACCTCGGAAAACCGGAGGCCAACACACTTGAAATGCTTACCGCCGACATCAACAAGAAAGGTGGCATAAACGGCCGCAAGATACAGCTCATAATCAAGGATTCGGCGGCAAGCCCAGAAAAGGCGATTTCTTTCGCAAAGCAGCTCATAGATGAAGACAAGGTCATTGCAATAATCGGTCCCTCAACCAGCGGTGAGTCAATGAAAATAAAAGGCATTGCAGATGACGGCAAAACCATACTGTTGTCCTGTGCAGCGGCTGAAGCGATTGTTGTTCCGGTAAAGAAATACATATTCAAGACGCCGCAGAACGACAGATTCGCAGCCATGAAGATTTTCTACCAGATGAACAAAATGGGAATAAAAGAGATAGCAGTCCTGTCAAGCAATACCGGATTCGGCAATGCCGGCAAGCAGCAGCTTGAAACCATAGCCCCTCAGTATGGAATCAATATTGTCGCAAACGAGGTCTATGACAAGGAAGCGACCGACCTGTCTGCAGTCATTACAAAAGTCAAGACAGCCGGGGCCCAGGCCATTGTCAACTGGTCGATTGAGCCTGCGCAGTCAATAGTGATAAAGAATGCAAGACAGGCGCTCGGGCCTGACTTCCCGATCTTTCAGAGCCACGGTTTCGGCAACATAAATTATGTCAAGGCTGCCGGGCCCGCTGCAGACGGAGTGATCTTTCCGGCAGGCAGGCTCCTGATTGCCGATATCCTCCCGAATACCAACAAGCAGAAACCCGTACTTTTAAAGTACAAGAAGAGCTATGAGGCCCTTTACAAGGAAGAAGCCAGCACATTCGGAGGCCATGCATACGATGCCTTTGCAATACTTGTCGAGGGGATCAAAAAGGCCGGAACAGACAATGAGAAGCTCCGCAACGAAATAGAAAACATGAAAGGTCTTGTAGGAACGGCTGGCATTTTCAACTTCTCGCCTGCTGATCACAACGGCCTTAACATGGATTCCTTCGTAATGCTTACGGTAAAGAACGGCAAATTCGTCCCTCTGCCGGATACCCCGGTAAAAAAGAAATAG
- a CDS encoding branched-chain amino acid ABC transporter permease codes for MRPVDASSLYLINGMGIETFFQYIIAGITYGTIYAIVAIGFNIIYNATGIINFAQGEFVMLGAMTAVTLNEYMPLPAAIICAVIITMAVGALIETLFIRWLKNPAVLRLTIITIGLSILIRETALHIWGAGVRSLPYFTGTAVTTISIGDVLVSPQILWVIGVSGIMVLILSFFFNYTLAGKQMRACASNSNAARLCGINAKNMVSLSFILSAGIGALAGCVVCPITYVQYDSGTSLAIKGFTVAILGGLGNSTSAIAAGMILGIMESFSIWIMPTAYKDVIAITLLLLILFVRPSGLFGNAETSRLKEF; via the coding sequence ATGAGGCCTGTTGATGCCTCATCCCTTTACCTAATCAACGGCATGGGTATAGAAACCTTTTTCCAGTATATAATAGCAGGGATTACCTACGGAACGATTTACGCAATCGTCGCCATCGGCTTTAACATCATCTACAACGCAACGGGAATAATTAATTTCGCGCAGGGCGAATTTGTAATGCTGGGAGCAATGACGGCCGTTACGCTTAATGAATACATGCCCCTGCCTGCCGCAATAATCTGCGCAGTCATCATTACGATGGCTGTCGGCGCACTCATCGAAACCCTTTTCATACGCTGGCTCAAGAATCCCGCTGTTCTGAGACTTACGATAATAACGATCGGCCTCTCTATTCTGATAAGGGAGACAGCCCTTCACATATGGGGGGCCGGCGTCAGGTCTCTGCCCTATTTTACAGGCACTGCCGTCACCACAATATCAATCGGGGACGTGCTTGTCTCACCACAGATCCTGTGGGTAATTGGGGTCTCAGGGATAATGGTTCTGATTCTGAGCTTCTTTTTCAACTACACGCTTGCAGGCAAACAGATGAGGGCCTGCGCATCAAACAGCAATGCAGCAAGGCTTTGCGGAATCAATGCAAAAAACATGGTGAGCCTTTCCTTCATATTGAGCGCGGGCATCGGAGCACTTGCAGGATGCGTCGTGTGCCCGATTACCTATGTCCAGTATGACAGCGGCACCAGCCTGGCCATCAAGGGTTTCACGGTAGCGATTCTCGGAGGACTTGGAAACAGCACGTCTGCAATAGCCGCCGGCATGATTCTGGGCATTATGGAATCGTTTTCAATATGGATTATGCCCACGGCGTACAAGGACGTCATAGCCATCACCCTGCTCCTTCTGATTCTTTTCGTGAGGCCTTCAGGCCTGTTCGGAAACGCCGAGACCTCACGCCTGAAGGAGTTCTGA
- a CDS encoding branched-chain amino acid ABC transporter permease: MLRNKNFQIGLLAFIVIAVQLMITFTGKTPYLTQLTMTGYYSMVIIGLTLLMGYTGQISLGHAGFFAIGGYTSALLTTFNMLPYRSKPLISLLENVGVLTLRKDLYEMDILTVTPWAACIAAVILSVLIAWIIGRPVLKLKGHYLAMATLGFGTIIYKIVLATTFLGAADGLSDIPGFSLFPGLEVSGKSSIRIENYYIAWGLVIVSMILLTNLIHSRVGRALRSIHAAEDASNAMGVNTAQYKLKIFILSAALASLGGVFLTHFNGGIGPSEASIMKSVRYVAIVAIGGMANLWGALFMGVLLNFLSLRGYLGSFDDAVFGAILIIIMLFAPDGLLNKDLFTGIWFKLKRLAWKKVNTE; the protein is encoded by the coding sequence ATGCTGAGAAACAAGAATTTTCAGATCGGCCTTCTGGCCTTCATAGTCATAGCCGTGCAGCTGATGATTACTTTCACTGGCAAAACGCCTTATCTGACCCAGCTTACCATGACGGGCTATTATTCCATGGTTATTATAGGACTTACCCTTCTGATGGGATATACCGGCCAGATATCGCTTGGGCATGCGGGTTTCTTTGCAATAGGAGGCTACACTTCCGCCTTACTCACGACATTCAACATGCTGCCCTACAGATCGAAACCTTTGATCTCGCTGCTTGAAAATGTCGGGGTGCTCACGCTTCGTAAAGACCTCTATGAGATGGACATACTCACAGTGACTCCGTGGGCGGCCTGCATTGCCGCGGTCATTCTGAGCGTCCTTATCGCCTGGATAATAGGCCGGCCGGTGCTCAAACTCAAAGGACACTACCTTGCAATGGCAACGCTCGGCTTCGGAACGATAATATACAAGATCGTACTTGCAACCACCTTTCTGGGAGCAGCGGACGGGCTTTCCGACATCCCGGGATTCAGCCTTTTCCCGGGTCTTGAGGTAAGCGGGAAGTCGTCCATACGCATAGAGAATTATTATATAGCATGGGGTCTTGTAATAGTTAGCATGATCCTGCTTACAAACCTTATCCATTCAAGGGTCGGCCGGGCGTTACGTTCAATACACGCGGCCGAGGATGCATCCAACGCCATGGGCGTAAACACCGCACAGTACAAGCTGAAAATATTCATACTCAGTGCTGCGCTCGCATCTCTCGGCGGCGTATTCCTCACTCATTTCAATGGGGGCATCGGACCGTCTGAGGCTTCCATCATGAAGTCGGTCAGATATGTCGCGATTGTAGCCATCGGCGGCATGGCAAACCTGTGGGGTGCATTGTTCATGGGAGTGCTGCTTAATTTCCTGTCGCTGAGAGGTTATCTCGGCTCGTTTGACGACGCGGTTTTCGGGGCGATCCTTATCATTATAATGCTCTTCGCTCCAGATGGCCTTTTGAACAAAGACCTTTTCACCGGCATCTGGTTTAAGCTGAAACGTCTCGCATGGAAAAAGGTGAATACAGAATGA
- a CDS encoding ABC transporter ATP-binding protein gives MSLLEVTNLNKRFGGLQAVDDVSFSISNGMIKALIGPNGAGKTTLFNLLTGMIPPDSGRITFKGQEIHHAQPYIVAGLGIARTFQHIRLFSGMTAIENIMVGRHTHSRSGFVSSMLGLPSTGREEKSIRKKSLEIMNFLGIEEHADTNAASLAYGQQRIVELGRALACEPELLLLDEPAAGLNMRETSEMAKLIMKIRDTGVTVLIVEHDMSLVMNISDEILVLSYGRKIADDIPLAIQKNPEVIRIYLGEDDAQA, from the coding sequence ATGAGCCTTCTCGAAGTAACCAACCTCAATAAACGCTTCGGCGGCCTGCAGGCCGTGGATGATGTCAGTTTTTCCATCAGTAATGGTATGATCAAAGCCCTTATCGGCCCGAACGGTGCAGGCAAGACAACGCTTTTCAACCTTCTTACCGGCATGATCCCGCCCGATTCCGGCAGAATTACGTTCAAAGGTCAAGAAATCCATCACGCTCAACCCTACATCGTGGCAGGTCTTGGAATAGCGCGCACATTCCAGCATATCAGGCTCTTTTCCGGAATGACTGCCATAGAAAACATCATGGTCGGCAGGCATACTCACAGCAGGTCGGGTTTTGTATCATCTATGCTGGGCCTTCCCTCTACGGGAAGAGAGGAAAAATCAATAAGAAAAAAATCCCTTGAGATAATGAATTTCCTCGGTATCGAGGAACATGCCGATACCAATGCAGCAAGTCTTGCATACGGCCAGCAGCGCATAGTCGAACTGGGCCGGGCGCTGGCATGCGAGCCTGAACTGCTTCTTCTGGATGAGCCCGCCGCAGGGCTCAACATGAGGGAAACCTCCGAAATGGCAAAGCTTATCATGAAGATCAGGGATACGGGCGTTACAGTTCTTATCGTAGAGCATGACATGAGTCTTGTAATGAACATCTCGGATGAGATACTGGTGCTCAGCTACGGCCGGAAAATCGCGGACGACATACCTCTGGCGATACAGAAGAATCCCGAAGTCATCAGGATATACCTGGGGGAGGACGATGCTCAGGCTTAG
- a CDS encoding ABC transporter ATP-binding protein: MLRLRNMESGYSGLKVLRRLSIHVSEGEIVTIIGANGAGKTTLLKTIAGLIKASSGEILFENCDISKLPPEKVVMMGCSLVPEGRQVFAPMTVRENLLLGAYPQYRRKKGKEVDDDLKRIYTLFPRLLEREKQLAGTLSGGEQQMLAIGRALMARPKLIMMDEPSMGLAPLIVKDIFSIIRLLKDEGNTVLLVEQNAKMALSIADRGYVLETGRIMLEEKAQELLSNKDVQRAYLGRDLDSEVRI, translated from the coding sequence ATGCTCAGGCTTAGGAACATGGAATCAGGCTATTCCGGGCTCAAAGTGCTGAGGCGCTTGTCCATTCACGTCTCAGAGGGGGAAATCGTAACCATAATAGGCGCCAACGGGGCCGGAAAAACGACCCTTTTGAAGACAATCGCAGGGCTTATAAAAGCCTCATCAGGCGAAATCCTTTTTGAGAACTGCGATATCTCGAAGCTCCCGCCTGAAAAGGTCGTCATGATGGGATGCTCGCTCGTACCTGAAGGAAGGCAGGTATTCGCGCCCATGACAGTCAGGGAAAACCTTCTGCTCGGGGCATACCCTCAGTACAGGAGAAAAAAAGGCAAAGAAGTCGATGATGATCTGAAGCGCATATACACACTCTTCCCAAGGCTTCTCGAACGCGAAAAGCAGCTTGCGGGTACTCTTTCTGGTGGAGAGCAGCAGATGCTGGCCATAGGAAGGGCCCTTATGGCAAGACCCAAGCTTATCATGATGGACGAGCCTTCCATGGGACTTGCCCCCCTGATAGTAAAGGATATTTTTTCGATAATACGACTGCTCAAAGACGAAGGCAACACGGTGCTTCTTGTCGAACAGAATGCAAAGATGGCCCTGTCCATAGCCGACAGGGGCTATGTGCTCGAAACCGGCAGGATAATGCTGGAAGAAAAGGCGCAGGAACTCCTGTCCAACAAAGATGTCCAGAGGGCGTACCTCGGCAGGGACCTGGATTCGGAAGTAAGGATATAA
- a CDS encoding phenylacetate--CoA ligase produces MYFEPQQEQMDREELKQLQLEQLQAILSRVYMHVPFYRKKFDELKIDPDDFKNLDDLKNLPFTTKEDISDNYPYGMFAVPLREVVRIHASSDMSAVVGYTKNDIKTWSNLVARLLTAGGVTKDDVVQIAYGYSLLTGGFGMHYGAEKIGASVIPISTGNTARQIKIMKDFRTTALVCTPGYAMHIADTIHKSGTGLGNLSLKYGLFGGEPWSETIRKEIEEKLHITATDNYGLSEVIGPGVACECLEKDGLHIQEDHFLVEIVDPVTLAPVKPGEAGEVVITTLTKEAFPVIRYRTRDISMLIPGQCKCGRTMQRMARIMGRTDDMLIIKGVNVFPSQVGAVLSEVEGTEPNYQIIIERKGSLDEMKINVEVSESSFFDEIKKHQALIEEIKDKIASSIGISTKVRLVEKKSLGEIPGVKVIDRRDKTQTEKPL; encoded by the coding sequence ATGTATTTTGAACCTCAACAGGAACAGATGGACCGGGAAGAATTAAAGCAGTTACAGCTCGAACAGCTTCAGGCTATATTGTCCAGGGTTTACATGCATGTCCCGTTCTACAGGAAAAAGTTCGACGAGTTGAAGATAGACCCGGATGACTTTAAAAACCTTGATGATCTGAAGAACCTTCCCTTCACGACGAAAGAGGATATATCGGACAATTACCCTTACGGCATGTTTGCAGTGCCGCTGCGCGAGGTCGTCAGGATTCACGCGTCTTCCGACATGTCGGCTGTTGTAGGCTATACGAAGAACGACATAAAGACATGGTCTAACCTCGTTGCCAGGCTGCTCACTGCTGGCGGCGTGACAAAGGATGACGTCGTACAGATCGCCTATGGCTACAGCCTGCTCACCGGCGGCTTCGGAATGCACTACGGTGCCGAGAAGATAGGCGCTTCAGTCATTCCGATATCAACCGGCAATACTGCGCGCCAGATAAAGATCATGAAGGACTTCAGAACCACGGCACTTGTCTGCACACCGGGCTATGCCATGCATATCGCCGATACTATTCACAAGTCCGGGACAGGTCTCGGCAACCTGTCGCTCAAATACGGTCTTTTCGGAGGAGAACCCTGGTCAGAGACCATAAGAAAGGAAATCGAGGAAAAGCTCCATATCACTGCAACGGACAACTACGGGCTGAGCGAAGTGATCGGACCGGGTGTAGCCTGCGAATGTCTGGAAAAGGATGGTCTTCACATACAGGAGGACCATTTCCTTGTCGAAATCGTCGATCCCGTTACACTTGCCCCGGTAAAACCGGGTGAAGCAGGAGAAGTGGTGATTACGACGCTCACCAAGGAGGCATTCCCTGTAATAAGGTACAGAACCCGCGACATTTCAATGCTGATTCCGGGCCAATGCAAATGCGGCCGGACTATGCAAAGGATGGCGCGCATCATGGGACGGACCGACGACATGCTCATAATAAAGGGCGTCAATGTTTTCCCGTCGCAGGTAGGCGCAGTGCTTTCCGAAGTTGAAGGAACCGAACCCAATTATCAGATAATCATTGAAAGGAAGGGCTCGCTTGATGAAATGAAGATCAATGTCGAGGTCTCTGAAAGCAGCTTCTTTGATGAAATCAAAAAGCATCAGGCGCTTATCGAAGAAATAAAGGATAAGATCGCATCTTCAATCGGCATATCGACAAAGGTCAGACTTGTCGAAAAGAAATCATTGGGCGAGATTCCCGGCGTAAAGGTGATCGACAGGAGGGATAAAACCCAGACGGAGAAGCCACTTTAA